The following proteins are encoded in a genomic region of Longimicrobium sp.:
- a CDS encoding glycoside hydrolase family 26 protein gives MTISAPRGSGRVLAFALPLATAVLALPHPARAATVPAGGEATYAAPGFDRPFYVGAYLGESATRTGRVEQGIDAFGRLTGKRPAFVKLFQTLDGDYSRGGWAGQLVRQVSGAGSTPYLALDLKWSGAPGRGILAAIAAGRADRQIAAMARGLAGAGTVLIEPGWEMNGRWSYAWQPAANGDAAAPAAYRAAFRRIVEIFRRQGARNVKWVFAPNVGNPLTNAATGPGHWNWYGNYYPGNDVVDYLGPHGYNGPSVWGGAWQGFDQVFDDADADNMLGDLERRFPGKPIIIGEFATQEARGYDKGRWIEQAFQAMRRHHSVIGAIWFNTRKEADWRIESSANSVQAFRAVMGDRNVRTSFAG, from the coding sequence ATGACGATCTCCGCCCCCCGTGGGAGCGGACGCGTTCTCGCGTTCGCGCTTCCCCTCGCCACCGCCGTTCTCGCGCTCCCGCACCCCGCGCGCGCCGCCACCGTGCCCGCGGGTGGCGAGGCGACGTACGCCGCGCCCGGCTTCGACCGCCCGTTCTACGTGGGCGCCTACCTGGGCGAGTCCGCCACGCGGACCGGCCGCGTGGAGCAGGGGATCGACGCCTTCGGGCGCCTGACCGGCAAGCGCCCGGCCTTCGTGAAGCTCTTCCAGACGCTGGACGGCGACTACTCGCGCGGCGGGTGGGCGGGGCAGCTGGTGCGCCAGGTCTCCGGCGCGGGCTCCACGCCCTACCTGGCGCTGGACCTGAAGTGGAGCGGCGCCCCCGGCCGGGGGATCCTGGCCGCGATCGCCGCCGGCCGCGCGGACCGCCAGATCGCCGCGATGGCGCGCGGGCTGGCCGGCGCGGGGACGGTGCTGATCGAGCCGGGGTGGGAGATGAACGGGCGCTGGAGCTACGCCTGGCAGCCCGCCGCCAACGGCGACGCCGCCGCGCCGGCCGCGTACCGCGCCGCCTTCCGCCGCATCGTGGAGATCTTCCGCCGGCAGGGCGCGCGCAACGTGAAGTGGGTGTTCGCGCCGAACGTGGGGAACCCGCTGACCAACGCGGCCACGGGGCCGGGGCACTGGAACTGGTACGGCAACTACTATCCCGGGAACGACGTGGTCGACTACCTGGGGCCGCACGGGTACAACGGGCCCAGCGTGTGGGGCGGCGCGTGGCAGGGCTTCGACCAGGTGTTCGACGACGCCGACGCCGACAACATGCTGGGCGACCTGGAGCGCCGCTTTCCGGGCAAGCCCATCATCATCGGCGAGTTCGCCACGCAGGAGGCACGCGGGTACGACAAGGGGCGGTGGATCGAGCAGGCGTTCCAGGCCATGCGCCGCCACCACAGCGTGATCGGCGCCATCTGGTTCAACACCCGCAAGGAGGCGGACTGGCGCATCGAGAGCAGCGCCAATTCCGTGCAGGCCTTCCGCGCCGTGATGGGCGACCGCAACGTGCGCACCTCGTTCGCGGGGTGA